A window from Desulfomicrobium macestii encodes these proteins:
- a CDS encoding replication initiation protein produces the protein METKNIIKKTDLKVIMENVYLDQQKRFIQKLPSRPYCAEKITDGLIIEDLDKAICYPYIQLNRHDRGYIVLDLDIKNSAYLWQDLELPEPTIICVNPKTTHCHYFYELKIGVKHPKTNEGYSPYSMKAIKYFESVYKTLVLKYKADPSYGQLIAKNPLHPHWLTIWTNVSYELSDFRKYLKITWNFKNYTPRDQQILGRNDYIFNVVREMVKDFLTSSSTFEEIYEYTHMSVSVENSKFDEPLPASEVRSITNSISKYSFKNKELIIQRRQEQKSLILTNEEIKEKQKIAANKTNKSQSENTRSIILNTIAKFKQENKKITIAALAKEMNKNRSWITTRYSDFIKSQI, from the coding sequence ATGGAAACAAAAAATATAATTAAAAAAACAGATTTAAAAGTGATAATGGAAAATGTCTACCTCGATCAACAAAAACGTTTTATTCAAAAACTACCGTCTCGACCATATTGTGCAGAAAAAATAACAGACGGTCTAATAATCGAGGATCTAGACAAGGCAATTTGCTACCCCTACATCCAACTCAACAGACATGACAGAGGTTATATTGTCTTAGATTTGGATATAAAAAATTCAGCTTATCTTTGGCAGGATCTTGAACTTCCAGAGCCAACTATAATTTGCGTAAACCCAAAAACAACTCATTGTCATTATTTTTACGAGCTAAAAATCGGAGTAAAACACCCAAAAACCAACGAAGGGTATTCTCCATATAGCATGAAGGCAATTAAATATTTCGAGTCAGTATATAAGACACTTGTCCTTAAATATAAAGCAGACCCGTCATATGGACAACTAATTGCCAAAAATCCACTACACCCTCACTGGCTAACAATTTGGACAAATGTATCATATGAACTCAGCGATTTTCGAAAATATTTAAAAATTACTTGGAACTTTAAAAATTACACACCCCGAGATCAACAAATTCTTGGCAGAAATGATTACATATTTAATGTTGTAAGGGAAATGGTCAAAGACTTCCTCACAAGTTCAAGTACATTTGAAGAAATATATGAATATACACATATGTCTGTCAGCGTCGAAAACAGCAAGTTTGACGAACCACTTCCGGCCAGCGAAGTAAGATCAATCACTAACAGCATATCAAAATACTCTTTTAAAAACAAAGAATTAATTATTCAAAGAAGACAAGAACAAAAATCATTGATCTTGACAAATGAAGAAATTAAGGAAAAACAAAAAATAGCTGCGAACAAAACTAATAAATCACAATCAGAAAATACACGTTCAATCATTTTAAACACGATAGCAAAGTTCAAACAAGAAAACAAAAAAATAACCATTGCTGCCTTGGCAAAAGAAATGAACAAAAACAGATCATGGATCACTACAAGGTATTCCGATTTTATAAAATCACAAATTTAA
- a CDS encoding BREX protein BrxB domain-containing protein gives MSKVKRLIQSYGNFIAVPWREDAAPAQRVVFCVYDENEELRLRAKIEEFELTTRQAGHDWFVFDVTDSFAHWLSSEDYAEEFFKEPNLLGDLLPDEYLRFLVLYFNKHIGEATTNPNAVIAVLGVGALFGFAKVKDLVDSLAPLVKGRLMIFFPGSYENNNYRLLDGYDGWNYLAVPITADKSF, from the coding sequence GTGAGCAAGGTTAAAAGACTGATACAATCTTACGGCAACTTCATCGCTGTCCCTTGGCGTGAAGATGCCGCTCCGGCTCAACGTGTCGTTTTCTGCGTGTATGACGAGAATGAAGAACTTCGGCTCAGGGCCAAAATCGAAGAGTTCGAACTGACCACACGCCAAGCCGGTCACGACTGGTTTGTCTTCGATGTCACCGACTCATTCGCCCATTGGTTGTCCAGTGAAGATTATGCTGAGGAATTCTTCAAGGAGCCAAACCTGCTGGGCGATCTCCTCCCGGATGAATACCTGCGTTTCCTGGTCTTGTACTTCAATAAACACATAGGCGAGGCCACAACCAATCCAAACGCGGTAATTGCTGTGTTGGGTGTGGGAGCACTCTTTGGATTCGCTAAGGTCAAAGACCTCGTGGACAGCTTGGCTCCTTTGGTCAAGGGACGCCTGATGATCTTTTTCCCCGGCAGTTACGAAAACAACAATTATCGCCTGCTCGACGGCTACGACGGCTGGAATTATCTCGCGGTCCCAATCACCGCCGACAAATCATTCTAG